The following are encoded in a window of Solibacillus sp. FSL R7-0668 genomic DNA:
- a CDS encoding cupin domain-containing protein, whose amino-acid sequence MKRTVKHQISGEQITFLETAEETEGKYLYIEVALPPQGDGPPLHMHDEFEEEFEVISGQLTVTLGKEQHILQPGDKRLVTLNMAHTFTNNHDESVVFRVRLTPPSQFEQSVRIHYGLIDDGLVDAKGNPKNMTHTALILTMQNTLILGIPFWLQRTLFAWLVKRGHKNNAYKDFEKYTGKVIR is encoded by the coding sequence ATGAAGCGTACTGTAAAGCACCAAATTTCAGGGGAGCAAATTACATTTTTAGAAACAGCTGAAGAAACGGAAGGCAAATATCTTTATATCGAAGTGGCATTACCACCACAGGGTGATGGACCACCATTACATATGCATGATGAATTCGAAGAGGAATTTGAAGTGATTTCAGGTCAATTAACTGTGACACTTGGAAAAGAGCAGCATATTTTGCAGCCTGGAGACAAGCGCTTAGTAACATTAAACATGGCTCATACATTTACAAATAATCATGATGAATCCGTTGTATTTCGTGTGCGCTTAACACCACCAAGCCAATTCGAACAGTCCGTACGCATTCATTATGGTTTGATTGATGACGGGTTAGTCGATGCAAAAGGCAACCCTAAAAATATGACCCATACAGCACTAATTTTAACCATGCAAAATACATTAATTCTCGGTATACCATTTTGGTTACAGCGCACACTATTTGCATGGCTTGTCAAGCGTGGACATAAAAATAACGCGTATAAAGACTTTGAAAAATACACAGGTAAGGTCATTCGGTAG
- a CDS encoding DegV family protein, whose translation MKIFTDSSSDLPKSYYEKEDVHLFPLRVLIKGVEYDDVMGISTDQVYAAIAEGEVPKTSQVSLEIFLSTFEQLAQLGEEGIYIAFSSHLSGTCQSAILAKNQLLETYPNLKLAIIDTKCASYGQGLIVKEAVRLKKFGMAFDDVVAQLTEMANSMEHLFTVGDLNHLAKGGRISRSSAFMGGLLNIKPILNMEDGKLVPLEKTRGFKKATQRMLAIMKERGGDFTNKTVGISHSNDEELMHEVKVAIEEALHPKAIETTTIGSAIGAHVGRGTIAIFFTNK comes from the coding sequence ATGAAAATTTTTACGGATAGTAGTTCAGACTTACCAAAATCATATTATGAAAAGGAAGATGTGCATCTTTTTCCACTACGTGTATTAATAAAAGGTGTCGAATATGATGATGTTATGGGTATATCAACAGATCAAGTATATGCAGCGATTGCAGAAGGCGAAGTTCCAAAAACATCACAAGTTTCATTAGAAATCTTTTTAAGCACCTTTGAACAATTAGCACAATTAGGCGAAGAAGGGATTTATATTGCCTTTTCCTCTCATTTATCAGGTACTTGCCAAAGTGCTATTTTAGCAAAAAATCAATTACTTGAAACTTACCCAAATTTAAAATTAGCGATTATCGATACAAAATGTGCCTCTTATGGCCAAGGCTTAATTGTAAAAGAAGCCGTTCGTTTAAAAAAATTCGGGATGGCTTTTGACGACGTTGTTGCACAATTAACAGAGATGGCTAATTCAATGGAACACCTATTTACAGTAGGTGATTTAAACCACTTAGCAAAAGGTGGGCGTATCTCAAGGTCAAGCGCCTTTATGGGAGGCTTACTAAACATTAAGCCAATTTTAAATATGGAGGATGGTAAACTTGTCCCGCTCGAAAAAACGCGTGGCTTTAAAAAAGCAACACAGCGTATGTTAGCCATAATGAAGGAACGTGGTGGGGATTTCACAAACAAAACGGTCGGCATTTCTCATAGTAATGATGAGGAATTAATGCATGAAGTAAAAGTAGCCATTGAAGAAGCACTTCATCCAAAAGCCATTGAAACAACCACAATTGGTTCAGCTATTGGCGCCCATGTTGGTCGTGGTACAATCGCCATTTTTTTCACCAATAAATAA
- a CDS encoding DUF2268 domain-containing protein — translation MLIIDTQSLFQELSDRVQYTSLLVQSIFPNIPTKAIQYELLQQGLLETGALPLQLDVWDIVKRQLDDLKNLWNGPNTQVAILPMRKGFMKNGVAYKHGICLFISNHVSIKELHALITHEYHHICRQQYQSELPTLLDSVLMEGLAEHAVESLLGEHAISSWTRRYSLDEVKHYWLTHFIEALPLRGLHNHQSYLFGDASEQLPAHIGYCVGYRIVEAFLEKNGPLTTQQLLQLPSEQIALLAGFPLTE, via the coding sequence TTGTTAATCATTGATACGCAAAGCTTATTTCAAGAGTTATCCGACCGTGTCCAATACACCTCTTTACTTGTACAATCCATCTTCCCCAACATTCCAACGAAAGCCATCCAATACGAGCTTCTCCAGCAAGGTTTATTAGAAACAGGCGCACTTCCCTTACAGCTTGATGTTTGGGACATTGTTAAACGTCAGCTAGATGATTTGAAGAATCTGTGGAATGGTCCTAACACGCAGGTTGCGATTTTGCCAATGCGAAAGGGCTTTATGAAAAATGGAGTTGCCTATAAGCATGGTATTTGTTTATTCATTTCAAATCATGTTTCGATAAAAGAGCTTCACGCCCTCATTACCCATGAATACCATCATATTTGCCGACAACAATATCAGTCAGAATTACCGACTTTACTAGATTCCGTGTTGATGGAAGGCCTAGCTGAGCATGCCGTAGAAAGTTTACTTGGAGAACATGCCATTAGCTCCTGGACGCGGCGCTATAGCTTAGATGAGGTTAAACATTATTGGCTTACTCATTTTATCGAGGCGTTACCATTGCGCGGCTTACATAATCATCAAAGCTATTTATTTGGTGATGCATCCGAGCAACTTCCAGCACATATTGGCTATTGTGTCGGTTACCGTATTGTCGAAGCCTTCTTAGAAAAAAATGGCCCGCTTACGACGCAGCAATTATTACAATTGCCCTCCGAACAAATCGCATTACTCGCTGGTTTCCCACTCACTGAATGA
- a CDS encoding peptidylprolyl isomerase produces the protein MKKYMLLMVTAIAMLIVAACGDDKTVDNDKQAATGDYANDVKENPIVTITMENDKKIVIELEPKTAPNTVANFISLVEDGFYDGLIFHRVIPGFMVQGGDPNGTGMGGPDYAIKGEFSSNGFENTLTHERGVLSMARSQHPDSAGSQFFIMTEAASHLDGQYAAFGKVTEGMDVVDEIVAAERDGNDKPLEDQKMKKVEVDTKGFDYPAPVTEK, from the coding sequence ATGAAAAAATATATGCTTTTAATGGTAACGGCGATTGCGATGCTTATAGTTGCTGCATGTGGTGATGACAAAACTGTAGATAATGACAAACAGGCAGCAACGGGTGATTACGCAAACGATGTAAAAGAAAATCCGATTGTGACGATTACAATGGAAAATGATAAGAAAATCGTGATTGAATTAGAGCCGAAAACTGCGCCAAATACTGTAGCAAACTTTATTTCGTTAGTAGAGGATGGCTTTTATGACGGGTTAATTTTCCACCGTGTTATCCCTGGATTTATGGTTCAAGGTGGTGACCCAAACGGCACAGGTATGGGTGGCCCGGATTATGCAATTAAAGGTGAATTTTCATCAAATGGCTTTGAAAACACATTAACGCATGAGCGCGGTGTATTATCAATGGCTCGTTCACAGCACCCAGATTCAGCAGGTTCGCAGTTTTTCATTATGACCGAAGCCGCATCCCATTTAGATGGTCAATATGCGGCATTTGGTAAAGTAACTGAAGGAATGGATGTTGTCGACGAAATTGTTGCCGCAGAGCGTGACGGTAATGATAAACCATTAGAGGATCAAAAAATGAAAAAAGTTGAAGTCGATACAAAAGGTTTTGATTATCCAGCACCCGTAACAGAAAAATAA
- a CDS encoding nuclear transport factor 2 family protein yields MENKSNKEIAQDFLQLVAEGQVKEAYELYIGEGFVHHNAYFAAGREALMRGMEESAKMTTKKQFTVKLVLEDGDKVMMYSHLKQQPEAIGVAVVHIVRMEAGKIVEMWDVGQVIPEKMVNTDGVF; encoded by the coding sequence ATGGAAAACAAATCAAACAAAGAAATTGCTCAAGACTTTTTGCAATTAGTAGCAGAAGGGCAAGTGAAAGAGGCCTATGAGCTTTATATAGGGGAAGGTTTTGTCCATCATAATGCGTATTTTGCAGCGGGGAGAGAGGCTTTAATGCGCGGTATGGAGGAAAGTGCAAAGATGACAACGAAGAAGCAATTTACAGTAAAGCTTGTACTAGAAGATGGCGATAAAGTAATGATGTACTCCCATTTAAAGCAGCAACCAGAAGCGATTGGGGTAGCAGTTGTGCATATTGTGCGTATGGAAGCTGGGAAAATTGTCGAGATGTGGGATGTTGGACAAGTGATTCCAGAGAAAATGGTCAATACAGATGGGGTTTTTTGA
- the helD gene encoding RNA polymerase recycling motor HelD — MSTLFQQEQQHLQDVLAVVDQQTQKLKAETSKRQQDVVSIRRQFWDEVKVNTDTFDDFLETIINMRQETQALAVGETTYDHAKKRLITLEKMQNAPYFARIDLKEQGMKQAEPIYIGISSLMDESGEDFIVYDWRAPVLSVYYDNEPGHVRYQTPGGTIEGELEKKWQYLIRNGKLLSMFDTSLTIGDELLQEVLGQGANKQMQSIVSTIQREQNKLIRHEQGRMLIVHGAAGSGKTSAALQRVAYLLYKHRATLKADQVLLFSPNAMFNSYVANVLPELGEENMQQTTFQEYLQQRIDTDFTLENAYEQLETLLTNSHTDLMGSRRTAIHYKASTAFFTHIEQYFIALTEKGMQFKPIVFRGEEIIPASKIAQQFYMIYGQLPFAARLEKIQQGLMNTLKERAKYERTKDWVQEEMELLSDAAYEEARRYFARKKGLEREEVEQFDITENQLAQLLVARRFKPLRDAIQTLQFIDIPAIYEGLFDEQSPKCEVEHWAEICHVTKQQLAAGTLSYEDATPYVLLKEWLLGMQVNRQIKYIFIDEAQDYAPFQFEVLKRLFPAAKFTVLGDFNQGIFTHAHQLENFEHLIELFGEEETTLLTMHRSYRSTKPIIEFTRQLIPEGHAIIPFNRTGALPTFTILPNKQQLHEKITQRVEAMQLQGMATIAIICQSMQESKEAYEGLAGSIDSLKLMKSSSAEYEPGVIVIPAYLAKGIEFDGVIIYDASKYRYGQERVRRLLYTACTRAMHQLTLYSVGEPSPFLHAPSEQGTIQTKVEEEE; from the coding sequence ATGAGTACATTATTTCAGCAAGAGCAGCAACATTTGCAGGATGTTTTGGCAGTGGTGGATCAGCAAACACAAAAGTTAAAGGCAGAAACATCAAAGCGTCAGCAAGACGTTGTTTCCATTCGACGTCAATTCTGGGATGAGGTCAAGGTTAATACCGATACATTTGATGATTTTTTAGAAACCATTATTAATATGCGTCAGGAAACGCAAGCTTTAGCAGTGGGTGAAACGACTTATGACCATGCCAAAAAACGTCTCATTACGCTAGAAAAAATGCAAAACGCTCCTTACTTTGCACGAATTGATTTGAAGGAACAAGGTATGAAGCAAGCTGAACCGATCTATATTGGCATTTCATCATTAATGGATGAAAGCGGCGAGGATTTTATTGTTTATGATTGGCGTGCACCGGTATTAAGTGTGTATTACGATAATGAGCCAGGCCATGTACGTTATCAAACACCAGGGGGCACGATAGAAGGAGAGCTTGAAAAGAAATGGCAATATTTAATTCGTAATGGCAAGCTTCTTTCAATGTTTGATACAAGCTTAACAATAGGAGACGAACTATTACAGGAAGTGCTTGGACAAGGTGCGAATAAGCAAATGCAAAGTATCGTTTCGACGATTCAGCGCGAGCAAAATAAATTGATTCGTCATGAACAGGGAAGAATGTTAATCGTGCATGGTGCGGCTGGCAGTGGGAAAACATCAGCGGCCTTGCAAAGAGTAGCCTATTTATTATATAAGCATCGTGCCACATTAAAGGCCGATCAAGTGCTATTATTTTCTCCTAATGCGATGTTTAACAGCTATGTAGCTAATGTGTTACCAGAGCTAGGAGAAGAAAACATGCAGCAGACAACGTTCCAAGAATATTTACAGCAGCGAATTGATACAGATTTCACGCTTGAAAATGCGTATGAACAATTAGAAACCTTATTGACGAACTCTCATACAGATTTGATGGGTAGCCGACGTACTGCCATTCACTATAAAGCATCGACAGCATTTTTTACTCATATCGAGCAGTACTTTATTGCGTTAACAGAAAAGGGCATGCAATTTAAACCGATTGTTTTCCGTGGTGAAGAAATTATACCCGCAAGTAAAATAGCACAGCAGTTTTATATGATTTACGGGCAATTACCATTTGCAGCCCGCTTAGAAAAGATTCAGCAAGGGCTGATGAATACATTAAAAGAACGCGCGAAGTATGAACGGACAAAGGATTGGGTACAAGAGGAAATGGAATTACTAAGTGATGCAGCTTATGAGGAGGCACGTCGCTATTTTGCAAGAAAAAAAGGACTTGAGCGTGAGGAAGTAGAACAATTCGACATAACAGAAAATCAGCTTGCTCAACTACTTGTCGCTCGCCGCTTCAAGCCATTGCGTGATGCCATTCAAACATTGCAGTTTATTGATATCCCGGCTATTTATGAAGGACTGTTTGACGAGCAATCCCCTAAATGCGAAGTGGAGCATTGGGCGGAAATTTGCCATGTGACTAAGCAACAGCTAGCGGCTGGAACATTGTCGTACGAGGATGCAACGCCCTATGTGTTGTTAAAAGAATGGCTTTTAGGGATGCAAGTAAATCGTCAAATTAAATACATTTTTATTGATGAGGCACAGGATTATGCACCATTTCAATTTGAGGTGTTGAAGCGTTTATTCCCTGCTGCCAAATTTACGGTTTTAGGGGACTTTAACCAAGGAATTTTTACACATGCGCATCAGCTCGAAAATTTTGAGCACTTAATCGAGCTGTTTGGAGAGGAAGAGACCACACTTTTGACCATGCATCGTAGCTATCGTTCGACAAAGCCCATTATTGAATTTACACGTCAGCTTATTCCAGAGGGGCATGCCATTATTCCGTTTAATAGAACAGGTGCTCTGCCAACATTCACAATACTTCCAAATAAACAGCAGTTACATGAAAAGATTACGCAGCGTGTGGAAGCTATGCAGCTTCAAGGGATGGCAACAATCGCGATAATTTGTCAGTCTATGCAAGAGAGTAAGGAAGCCTATGAGGGATTAGCGGGCTCTATCGATTCATTAAAGCTAATGAAGTCCAGTTCTGCCGAATATGAACCGGGTGTGATTGTTATTCCGGCATATTTAGCAAAGGGAATCGAATTTGACGGGGTTATTATTTATGATGCATCCAAGTACCGTTACGGACAGGAGCGTGTACGTCGCCTGCTTTATACAGCCTGTACAAGAGCGATGCATCAGCTAACGCTTTATAGTGTGGGAGAACCAAGTCCATTTTTGCATGCGCCAAGTGAGCAAGGGACTATTCAAACGAAAGTGGAAGAGGAAGAATAA
- a CDS encoding class I SAM-dependent methyltransferase encodes MDIKQNIYDNLDFFEQYQEIRAREFNYNKQIEQPHFLQLVPNLQGQVALDIGCGAGDFAATCIQKGAKEVLGIDISANMIATAKERHQQECLKFLNIAFEDVILQQGSFHFISSSLALHYMADLNAVIQKISKALSRNGILLFSIQHPIYTANMGRDNWITDERGSIQHFAMDRYQEEGMRREDWLVDGVIMYHRTIGTIVNTLLSNDLSIEKMVEPIPSEEILQQVPNFEKTLRSPPFLIIKAKKL; translated from the coding sequence ATGGATATTAAACAAAACATTTATGATAATCTTGATTTTTTTGAACAGTATCAGGAAATTAGAGCGAGAGAATTTAATTATAATAAGCAAATTGAACAGCCTCATTTTTTGCAGTTAGTACCTAATCTTCAAGGGCAAGTTGCATTAGATATTGGTTGTGGCGCTGGAGATTTTGCTGCCACTTGTATACAAAAAGGAGCGAAAGAAGTCTTAGGAATTGATATATCTGCTAATATGATTGCTACTGCTAAAGAGCGTCATCAGCAAGAGTGTTTAAAATTTCTCAATATTGCTTTTGAAGATGTAATTTTACAACAAGGTTCTTTTCATTTTATTAGTAGTTCCTTGGCGCTTCATTATATGGCGGATTTGAATGCTGTCATTCAAAAAATTAGTAAGGCCTTAAGTAGAAATGGTATTTTATTATTTTCAATTCAGCATCCTATTTATACAGCGAATATGGGACGAGATAATTGGATAACAGATGAAAGAGGAAGTATTCAGCATTTTGCAATGGACCGTTATCAAGAAGAGGGTATGAGAAGAGAAGATTGGTTGGTAGACGGCGTGATTATGTATCACCGAACTATTGGTACAATAGTTAATACATTATTAAGTAATGATCTATCCATTGAAAAAATGGTTGAACCGATTCCATCAGAGGAAATTTTGCAACAAGTGCCTAATTTCGAAAAAACACTGCGTAGCCCTCCATTTTTAATAATAAAGGCTAAAAAATTATAG
- a CDS encoding isoprenylcysteine carboxyl methyltransferase family protein, with protein sequence MIFYLILVFVIIQRLVELFIAKRNEKRMRAKGAYEVGASHYPFMILLHAGFFLSLLVEVLYFKSMVDPFYSLLVVFVVLQLFRVWCLVSLGMYWNTKIIILPGADVVVRGPYSFIRHPNYLVVCLELLVLPLLFQAYVTAIVFTILNFIMLAVRIPVEEKALKEATNYAVSMKR encoded by the coding sequence TTGATCTTTTACCTCATTCTTGTTTTCGTTATCATTCAAAGACTGGTAGAACTTTTCATTGCCAAAAGAAATGAAAAACGGATGCGCGCAAAAGGAGCTTATGAAGTTGGGGCATCGCATTATCCGTTTATGATTTTGTTACATGCCGGTTTTTTCCTCAGTCTTTTAGTAGAAGTACTTTATTTTAAATCGATGGTTGATCCGTTTTATAGTCTGCTCGTGGTTTTTGTGGTTTTACAGCTATTTCGAGTATGGTGTTTAGTGTCACTCGGCATGTATTGGAATACAAAAATTATTATTTTACCTGGGGCAGATGTCGTTGTACGAGGCCCGTATTCGTTTATTCGCCATCCTAATTATTTGGTTGTTTGTCTTGAGCTATTAGTGCTGCCACTATTATTCCAAGCCTATGTTACTGCGATTGTGTTTACAATTTTAAATTTCATCATGCTAGCTGTTCGAATTCCAGTAGAAGAAAAGGCATTAAAGGAAGCCACGAACTATGCAGTATCGATGAAGCGGTAA
- a CDS encoding type III polyketide synthase, producing MPKIISVGTYTPPYSLAQSNIEQLTKELFQHKISRLERLLKVFENGEIETRNFCVPPNWYREAHTFEERNALYIQLATEYSVEVIQRCVTNRAFLQTDMATTDIDAIIFVSSTGISTPSIDARVMNVLSFSDSVVRIPIWGLGCAGGAAGVSRAYDYCKAHPNAKVLVVCVELCSLTFQKEDYSKSNLVGTSLFADGAACVLICGDDVKIEQDRAVPHILGCQSKWMPDSETVMGWDVKNGGLHVVFSKSIPAIISSWLSPFIHEFLSTYNVLSDQIVNFVAHPGGKKVLTAYEEALNLTRAHTSVSREILKRHGNMSSPTVLYVLEQFMLQENQSNALGLLVALGPGFSGEAVLLEWRE from the coding sequence ATTCCTAAAATTATTTCGGTTGGTACATATACACCACCTTACTCATTGGCCCAGTCTAATATTGAGCAGCTAACGAAAGAGCTTTTTCAGCACAAAATTTCTAGATTAGAAAGGCTCTTAAAGGTTTTTGAAAATGGGGAAATTGAAACACGCAATTTTTGTGTGCCGCCCAATTGGTATCGCGAGGCCCATACGTTTGAAGAGCGCAACGCCCTGTATATTCAGTTAGCTACAGAATATAGTGTGGAAGTCATTCAACGTTGTGTAACCAATCGTGCCTTTTTACAAACCGATATGGCTACTACCGATATTGACGCGATCATTTTCGTCAGTAGTACAGGCATTTCAACGCCTAGTATTGATGCACGTGTTATGAATGTATTATCTTTTTCGGACTCTGTTGTTCGCATCCCGATTTGGGGACTTGGCTGTGCGGGAGGGGCTGCGGGTGTTAGTAGGGCTTATGACTATTGCAAAGCACACCCAAACGCGAAAGTGCTTGTCGTATGTGTAGAGCTTTGTAGCCTTACCTTTCAGAAGGAGGATTATTCAAAAAGTAATTTAGTGGGCACTTCTTTATTTGCAGATGGCGCGGCCTGTGTACTTATTTGCGGTGATGATGTGAAAATAGAACAAGATAGAGCCGTCCCACACATCCTCGGCTGCCAATCTAAGTGGATGCCCGATTCAGAAACTGTTATGGGATGGGATGTAAAAAATGGGGGCTTGCACGTTGTATTTTCTAAGAGCATTCCAGCAATCATTTCAAGCTGGCTAAGCCCCTTTATACATGAATTTTTAAGCACCTACAATGTATTATCAGATCAAATCGTCAATTTTGTCGCGCATCCTGGTGGAAAAAAGGTATTAACTGCTTATGAGGAAGCACTGAATTTAACAAGAGCACATACAAGTGTTTCACGTGAAATACTAAAGAGGCATGGAAATATGTCTTCTCCAACAGTGCTTTACGTTTTAGAGCAATTTATGCTTCAGGAAAATCAATCCAATGCGTTAGGCTTGCTCGTTGCACTCGGTCCAGGCTTTAGTGGCGAAGCGGTATTATTAGAATGGAGGGAATAA
- a CDS encoding DHHW family protein — MKRNTEKLFVILFVGTLFLFSSLFFLLPHQPFSELENRYLQRLPKLTLDNVLTSNFTEQAESYVTDHFPFRNIWLSVKSVGEQARLQQENNGIYKGQDEYLFEKFIQPDYERLQGYIEAVNLFAKNHPSMDMTLMLAPTSVGLYPERLPWLAPSYPQEKVNDFVGNHLAQRVTYLDGFDFLRPHASESIYYRTDHHWTTYGAYVAYVAYAEEKGWMPLSQHDFYIQQVSHTFLGSYHTRSQFHGLTPDTIDMYRPQKQAATEIFIADSNETLTTMYDESFLKKKDQYAYFLGGVHALMTLTTDLDVGQIEQDKLLIIKDSYAHNVIPFLTNHIPEIHVIDIRYYNGSIAEYMADNGLEDVLYIFNTATFVEEASLLKLNN; from the coding sequence TTGAAGAGGAATACTGAGAAACTATTCGTCATTTTATTTGTTGGTACACTGTTTCTTTTTTCATCATTATTTTTTCTTTTGCCCCATCAGCCATTTTCTGAGTTAGAAAATCGCTATTTACAACGCCTGCCAAAGCTGACTTTAGACAATGTATTGACCTCAAATTTTACGGAACAAGCAGAGAGCTATGTAACGGATCATTTTCCGTTTAGAAACATATGGCTTTCCGTAAAGTCAGTGGGGGAGCAAGCTCGTTTACAGCAAGAGAATAATGGCATCTATAAAGGACAGGATGAGTACTTATTCGAAAAATTTATACAGCCAGATTATGAAAGACTTCAGGGCTATATTGAAGCCGTCAATTTATTTGCAAAAAATCACCCAAGCATGGACATGACCTTAATGCTAGCACCGACATCCGTAGGGCTTTACCCAGAGCGTTTGCCGTGGCTTGCACCGTCGTATCCACAGGAAAAAGTGAATGACTTTGTCGGTAATCATTTGGCGCAAAGGGTAACCTATTTAGATGGCTTTGACTTTCTACGTCCGCATGCATCAGAATCTATATATTATCGTACGGATCATCATTGGACGACCTATGGAGCGTATGTGGCCTATGTGGCGTATGCAGAGGAAAAGGGTTGGATGCCTCTTTCCCAACATGATTTTTACATTCAACAAGTGAGTCATACGTTTTTAGGAAGCTATCATACAAGAAGTCAGTTTCACGGATTGACGCCAGATACGATTGATATGTATCGACCTCAAAAGCAGGCAGCAACTGAAATATTCATTGCAGATTCAAATGAAACACTAACAACGATGTATGATGAAAGCTTTCTGAAAAAGAAGGATCAATATGCTTATTTTCTAGGAGGCGTTCATGCGTTAATGACGCTTACTACCGATCTTGATGTAGGGCAGATCGAACAGGATAAGCTGCTTATTATTAAAGATTCCTATGCACATAATGTCATTCCCTTCCTGACTAATCACATACCAGAAATCCATGTGATCGACATTCGCTATTATAATGGGAGTATTGCCGAGTATATGGCTGACAATGGATTAGAGGATGTTTTATATATTTTTAATACTGCTACTTTTGTTGAAGAAGCATCGTTATTAAAGCTGAATAACTAG
- a CDS encoding MBOAT family O-acyltransferase: MVFSSLLFLFLFLPAVLILYYCSPRRIRNLLLFITSLIFYAWGEPVYIVIMLVSTLADYFFGLLLDKPSLSALKRKGIVILSIVISLTLLSYFKYADFLIQNLNALFDTDIPLTELPLPIGISFYTFQSMSYIIDVYRGTAKAQRNWIDFGAYVALFPQLVAGPIVKYSTIAQQLHHRSESIELFAEGIRRFTIGLAKKVLLANNIGLLWDSISSSQPGTLPMFMAWLGIIAFAFQIYFDFSGYSDMAIGLGLMFGFRFNENFNKPYTAESITDFWRRWHISLGSWFREYVYIPLGGNRHGLLKQARNILIVWLLTGLWHGASWNFILWGLYFGVILMIEKWWGLKLLSTLPRWARHVYAIVLILIGWVLFAFETPSLIVGYLSAMAGLNNQPIWNSETGYLLYTNAILLVVLVIVALPKKQEARANGMSLLQVVWYGFLFLLSIAYLVDATFNPFLYFRF; the protein is encoded by the coding sequence ATGGTTTTTAGCAGTCTTCTCTTTCTATTTTTGTTTTTGCCGGCTGTTTTAATCCTGTACTATTGTTCTCCCCGTCGCATCCGAAATTTACTGTTATTTATAACGAGTCTAATTTTCTACGCATGGGGAGAACCGGTTTATATTGTCATCATGCTTGTGTCGACATTAGCAGATTACTTTTTTGGGTTGCTATTAGATAAACCGAGTTTAAGTGCGTTGAAACGAAAGGGCATTGTTATTTTATCGATTGTCATCAGTCTGACATTGCTCTCTTACTTTAAATATGCGGATTTTCTTATTCAGAATCTAAATGCACTGTTTGACACGGACATACCGTTAACAGAACTCCCGCTGCCAATTGGAATCTCCTTTTATACATTCCAATCGATGTCATACATTATCGATGTATATAGAGGAACAGCAAAAGCACAGCGAAATTGGATTGACTTTGGGGCATATGTCGCGTTGTTTCCCCAGCTAGTTGCAGGTCCAATCGTGAAATATAGCACCATTGCGCAACAGCTCCATCATCGTTCAGAAAGTATTGAGCTATTCGCAGAGGGTATTCGAAGGTTTACTATCGGATTGGCGAAAAAGGTGCTACTTGCAAATAATATTGGCTTACTATGGGATAGCATTTCGAGTTCCCAGCCAGGGACATTGCCTATGTTCATGGCTTGGTTAGGTATTATTGCGTTTGCATTCCAAATATACTTTGACTTTAGCGGTTATTCGGATATGGCGATTGGACTTGGACTGATGTTCGGGTTTCGGTTTAATGAAAACTTCAATAAGCCCTATACGGCCGAAAGCATAACCGACTTTTGGAGAAGATGGCATATTTCACTTGGTAGTTGGTTTAGGGAGTATGTCTATATTCCACTTGGGGGCAATCGACATGGATTACTCAAACAAGCGCGAAATATTTTGATTGTGTGGTTGCTTACAGGATTATGGCATGGTGCTAGTTGGAATTTCATTTTATGGGGACTGTATTTTGGCGTTATTCTCATGATTGAAAAATGGTGGGGGTTAAAGCTATTGTCGACCTTACCACGCTGGGCAAGACATGTTTATGCGATTGTTTTAATTCTCATAGGATGGGTATTGTTTGCTTTTGAAACACCTTCTTTAATCGTGGGTTATTTAAGTGCCATGGCAGGCTTGAATAATCAACCGATTTGGAACAGTGAAACCGGATACTTGCTCTATACGAACGCCATTTTATTGGTCGTATTAGTAATCGTTGCTTTGCCGAAAAAGCAGGAGGCTAGAGCGAATGGTATGTCGCTGCTTCAAGTTGTTTGGTATGGCTTTCTTTTCCTTCTTTCAATCGCCTATTTAGTAGACGCAACCTTTAATCCATTTTTATATTTCCGTTTCTAA